The genomic segment TGGTAAAAGCGTCGAGCGCTTCGAGTACGGTGGGTCCGGAGTGCCAGGGCATTCTATCCGAATGACCCGCGACGTTATCGCCATGACGTCCCGAGACGGGGATGAAGCAGGACGGTTCGACATCCAGCTTCCGAAGGAAGTCACGGAATTCATCCGCAATCGCTTCGAAGGTCGTCTGGTCGTAGGCGATCAGATCCATCTTGTTTACGATCACGGCCACCTGGCGCACGCCGAGCATGGCAAGCATGTACCCGTGCCGCCGCGAGTTCTCCCTGATTCCCTCGAGTGCGTCGATCACGAGAAGGGCCGCTTCCGCATGCGCGGCACCCGTGATCATGTTCTTCAGAAACTCGATGTGGCCGGGCGCATCGAGGATGACGTAGTGGCGCTTGCCCGAATTGAAGAAGACGCGCGCGGAGTCGATGGTTATACCCTGCGCCTGTTCGTCCTTGAGCGCATCGAGCAGGAAGGCGTACTCGAATGGACGGGCGGTGGCGGCACAGTGCGCCCGGACCTGCTCGAGCTTGCCGTCGGGCAGCGACCCGGTGTCGGCAAGCAGGCGGCCGACAACCGTGCTCTTGCCGTGATCGACGTGGCCAGTGATGACTATGCCCATTCGCGGTTCGCGCGTGGTCATGGGTACGGCATCAACGGGCAATGCGCCCCTGTCCTGGTGCAGAATTGTGTTCACGTTTCGGATGACGGGTAGCAACGCGAAGGGGAGACACGACGCACAGACGTTACGGGTAGATTGTAACGTTCGCTCACGGACATCGCCAAGATTTCTCTCACACGGACGTGCTTTCGATGGTTGACGGAGCCTCCGGCACCATCTCGCGAAACGACATCGTGCTCGTGACGGGCGCCGCGGGCTTCATTGGATCGCATTTATGCGATGCACTGGTCGCTCGGGGCGAGCGAGTGGTCGGCCTCGATGACTTCAATCCGTATTACGATCCAGCGCTGAAGCGGAGGAATATCGAGCAGCTCTCGGGCCGGCCCGGCTTCACGCTGATCGAGGGAGATATCAGCTCGCTCGGGAATGACGAGCTCGACGCTCTGATCGCTCGTTCCGGCGTTGTCTATCACCTCGCGGCGCAGGTGGGCGTCAGGGCCAGCTGGGATGACTTCAATTCCTATGTGATCCGGAACATCACCCTGACTCACAGGCTGCTGGAGGCGGCGCGGCGCGCCATATCGGCAGGTGGAAAATTGCAGCGGTTCGTGCTGGCCTCGACGTCCTCGATCTATGGCGACGCGGAAGATCTGCCGACGGCGGAAACAGCGCCACCGCGCCCCGTGTCACCGTACGGTGTGACCAAGCTTGCCGCGGAACGGCTCGCCCTTCTCTACGCCGCGAATTTCAATGTGCCGGTGACCGCTCTTCGGCTGTTTTCCGTTTACGGACCCAGGCAACGGCCCGACATGGGCTTCAACATCTTTTTTGACTCCGTGCTCAAAGATGCGCCGATCGAGATTTTCGGAGATGGCAATCAGACGCGGGATTTCACTTACGTGTCGGACGTGATCGCGGCCATGCTCGCCGCCGCCACTGCTGACGGCGTGGTTGGTGAAGTCATCAACGTCGGCGGCGGCCATCGCGTCTCCCTGACTGAAGTGCTCGATGTAATCGAAAACGTGGTCGGCCGCTCCGTCGATCGGAAATTCACGCCGCCGATGAAAGGCGACGCCAGGCACACGGCGGCAGAGATCTCGAAAGCGGGAACATTGCTCGGTTATGCGCCGGCGGTTTCCATGACCGAGGGACTTCGAGCGGAATGGGAGTGGATGCGCGATCAGGCCGCCGCAGGTCAACGCCCGCCCCGCGCCCCTCGGGAAGAAACAGCATCGCGACAGCTGTAGCAGCGTTCTCGCCTATCATCGACGACTTGATTCGAGATCATCCAGTGCTGCAGCAATGACGACCACACTGCCTCAACTTCTGCGACATTCCGCCAGCGCACAT from the Gemmatimonadaceae bacterium genome contains:
- a CDS encoding NAD-dependent epimerase/dehydratase family protein; protein product: MVDGASGTISRNDIVLVTGAAGFIGSHLCDALVARGERVVGLDDFNPYYDPALKRRNIEQLSGRPGFTLIEGDISSLGNDELDALIARSGVVYHLAAQVGVRASWDDFNSYVIRNITLTHRLLEAARRAISAGGKLQRFVLASTSSIYGDAEDLPTAETAPPRPVSPYGVTKLAAERLALLYAANFNVPVTALRLFSVYGPRQRPDMGFNIFFDSVLKDAPIEIFGDGNQTRDFTYVSDVIAAMLAAATADGVVGEVINVGGGHRVSLTEVLDVIENVVGRSVDRKFTPPMKGDARHTAAEISKAGTLLGYAPAVSMTEGLRAEWEWMRDQAAAGQRPPRAPREETASRQL